From a region of the Balaenoptera ricei isolate mBalRic1 chromosome 11, mBalRic1.hap2, whole genome shotgun sequence genome:
- the C11H6orf15 gene encoding uncharacterized protein C6orf15 homolog has product MQSKMQGHVAGSRAPLGLLLVCLHLPGLFARSIGVVEEKFPRDLEINLPLLGQPSSTGPSNSEHPQPGPNDSAIDSRQRNASPSHGSQPAGGAAVQRWPPSGGLPSTDSWPSEDPWPTMAAVLKDHVGEVLPEELSYLSSAAALPPGSGPLPAETSAHPADTSPETSLLHEDPESRRLLHSNVLGAQGKTLALRPPWSLISKIRWPVLPGHYFGSLNPSICWEGKGPGTGWRRNRLPYPMGSWGNSNQYTSTSWGSINLYPCTTWGIINRYPGTSWGNSHLHPGINRFPPRVLRAPGSYWSTAAAFPNPQNPGSQWS; this is encoded by the exons ATGCAGAGCAAGATGCAGGGCCATGTGGCAGGGAGCCGGGCTCCTCTGGGCCTGCTCCTGGTCTGTCTTCATCTTCCAG gCCTCTTTGCCCGGAGCATCGGTGTGGTGGAGGAGAAATTTCCCCGAGACTTGGAGATCAACCTGCCTCTGCTTGGGCAACCTTCCTCGACCGGCCCCTCCAACTCGGAACATCCTCAGCCTGGGCCTAATGATTCAGCAATTGATTCTCGGCAGCGCAATGCTTCTCCATCACATGGCTCTCAACCTGCAGGAGGTGCTGCGGTACAGAGGTGGCCCCCATCTGGGGGGCTGCCCTCCACGGATTCCTGGCCCTCGGAGGACCCTTGGCCGACGATGGCTGCTGTGCTCAAGGACCATGTGGGAGAAGTGCTGCCCGAAGAACTGTCCTACCTTTCTAGTGCGGCTGCCCTCCCTCCGGGCAGCGGGCCTTTGCCTGCAGAGACCTCTGCACACCCCGCAGACACCTCACCCGAGACTTCACTCCTCCACGAGGACCCTGAATCTAGACGGCTACTCCACTCTAATGTGCTGGGCGCCCAGGGAAAAACCCTTGCCCTACGCCCTCCCTGGTCTCTCATCAGCAAAATTCGATGGCCAGTTCTGCCTGGTCACTACTTCGGGTCCCTGAATCCCAGTATATGCTGGGAAGGTAAAGGTCCTGGCACTGGATGGAGACGAAACCGCTTGCCATACCCTATGGGAAGCTGGGGTAACAGTAATCAATACACAAGTACTAGCTGGGGGAGTATTAATCTGTATCCATGTACCACATGGGGGATTATTAATCGGTATCCAGGTACTAGCTGGGGGAATAGTCATCTACACCCAGGTATTAATCGATTTCCTCCCAGAGTTCTCCGTGCTCCTGGCTCTTATTGGAGCACTGCAGCTGCCTTTCCCAATCCTCAAAACCCTGGGTCACAGTGGAGTTAG
- the CDSN gene encoding corneodesmosin, producing the protein MGSSRASWIGRVGGQGMLALLLAGLLLRGTLAKSIGTFSDPCKDHTSITSPSDPCLLGKGGSSSFSSQSGSSSSSSFLSSSSGSRGGSSGGSSGSSGGSSGSIATHGRSSGFLLFKPGTGYSQISYSSGSSSSLQGASSSSQSGSTSSQSGGGSSSSVSQTSSMSSSSGQKVNAKLHPCSSNIPDSPCSGGPIVSHSGSYISSSHSVSGGKMPVVVVVEQHGSGGPRVGQSVPCSNGGLPGKPCPPITSVDKYGSYEVVGGSSDSYLVPGMTYIRGKIYPVGHFIKEHPIKGSPRVPSFAAGAPISEGKYFSSNPIIPSHSSSSSNIYQSGASSAIVFQPVGSGGVPPYGVGSKGSKEPCSLSSSGVHSSSSLSSSSGSSFHPCGGVSQRLSSSPGTGSFSGSSSSQSHGEIILQPCGSKSSSSGRSCISVSSSTLSRGAGGSSQHDPSAGAKPCGFDGSGTIPCHSIRDILTQVKPLGPQLADPEVFLP; encoded by the exons ATGGGCTCTTCGCGTGCATCCTGGATAGGGCGTGTGGGAGGGCAAGGGATGTTGGCATTGCTGCTGGCCGGTCTCCTCCTGCGAG GGACCTTGGCCAAGAGCATTGGGACCTTCTCAGACCCCTGCAAGGACCACACGAGTATCACCTCCCCCAGTGACCCCTGTCTCCTGGGGAAGGGGGGCTCCAGCAGCTTCAGTAGCCAAAGTGGCTCCAGCAGTTCCAGCAGTTTTCTTTCGAGTTCCAGTGGCTCCCGTGGTGGCTCCAGTGGCGGCTCCAGTGGCTCTAGTGGCGGCTCCAGCGGATCCATTGCTACCCATGGTCGTTCTTCAGGatttttgttatttaagccaGGAACAGGGTATTCCCAGATAAGCTACTCCTCGGGATCTAGCTCTAGTCTACAGGGTGCATCTAGCTCCTCCCAGTCAGGAAGCACCAGCTCCCAGTCTGGAGGAGGCTCGAGCTCTTCTGTTTCCCAAACCTCCTCGATGTCCAGCAGCAGTGGCCAGAAGGTCAACGCCAAGCTGCACCCCTGTAGTTCCAACATCCCTGACTCTCCCTGCAGTGGGGGACCCATCGTCTCGCACTCTGGCTCCTACATCTCCAGCTCCCATTCTGTGTCTGGTGGTAAAATGCCTGTAGTGGTGGTAGTGGAGCAGCATGGCTCTGGTGGCCCCAGAGTGGGTCAAAGCGTCCCCTGTAGCAATGGTGGCCTTCCAGGCAAGCCCTGCCCCCCCATCACCTCTGTAGACAAATATGGCAGCTATGAGGTGGTGGGTGGCTCCTCTGACAGTTATCTGGTCCCAGGCATGACCTACATCAGGGGCAAAATCTACCCGGTGGGCCACTTCATCAAAGAGCACCCCATCAAAGGCTCTCCAAGGGTTCCCTCCTTTGCAGCCGGGGCCCCCATCTCTGAGGGCAAATACTTCTCCAGCAACCCCATCAtccccagccacagctcttctAGTTCCAACATCTACCAGTCGGGAGCTTCCTCGGCCATTGTGTTCCAGCCGGTGGGCTCTGGTGGAGTCCCGCCCTATGGCGTTGGCTCCAAGGGCTCTAAGGAGCCCTGCTCCCTCTCCAGCTCTGGAGTCCACAGCAGTTCTAGCCTTTCCAGCAGTTCTGGTTCATCTTTCCATCCCTGTGGTGGTGTTTCCCAGAGGCTCAGCTCCTCACCAGGCACTGGCTCCTTCAGTGGCAGCTCCAGCTCCCAATCCCATGGTGAAATCATCCTTCAACCCTGTGGCAGCAAGTCCAGCTCTTCTGGTCGCTCTTGCATTTCTGTCTCCTCCTCAACATTGAGTAGGGGTGCAGGTGGCTCTTCCCAACATGACCCCTCAGCTGGTGCCAAGCCCTGTGGCTTTGACGGCTCTGGAACTATCCCCTGCCACTCCATCCGGGACATCCTAACCCAAGTGAAGCCCCTGGGGCCCCAGCTAGCTGACCCTGAAGTTTTCCTACCCTAG